A segment of the Necator americanus strain Aroian chromosome IV, whole genome shotgun sequence genome:
CTGCAGTTGTTCCATCTGgggtccggagagcagtcattattgttttacgattggcgaagttccgACTCTCGTTGACTTCATTTATCGCTTCTCTGCAAAgacttgcgagctcggacagCGTTTTTGGTTGCGCGCAGCTCGTACAGCTTCACGCTGGCATCAGCTCCAAAGTTTTCGAAAACATTCGTCTCTTAGTGGCTTTGAAACTGTTCGCTTAACTcgtacagtcgtgaagatgttctataagccgttcatattcgtcgtcggtgttgtccatgacggtatcttcccaaaagtcGACAAACAAAGCGAAGAGTTCCTAGTCGATGACGGTTCTAGGAGTTCGCTTTGTTAACTTCGCGACTTCTTTTCCTCTCCGTGTGAAAGAAGATCTTcctcgaagaaggcgatggtccgatcccgcataaaactttggtacaacagcgtcATCTGTGAGGCAAAgtcttttactgacgatgatgtggtcaatttcattatgatacccTTCCTCGGACGACTCCCatgtccagcgtagagaggaggcttctgaaattgcgagttcccatggatggtcttcgTCAcaatgatgaactcggaaagcctctctccctgctcaTCCCACTGAAGGTCGTTGGTTAAGATGTGAAGTTATCCAGGCATTCTCCTGGGCCCAATTTTGGCGTCGAAATCAGCAATTATGACCTTGCAGAAGGTATGattttctctgtagaacttctccaggtctaTATaggaattcttctttttcgtagcttgatgATGGAgtgtaaacgacgaagattgtcaaagctggtgttgtaccacatcttctcatccgtaaacATCTGATTCGAGTTGTAAGTTgctcaaaagagtcgatgtttactgccatattcgtgttgaccGGGACACCAACTCCACAACTCCTCTagtgtcgcatgttcctaagagcAGTTCTTCGCCAGTGTCATACACGGCGTTCAGTGGATGGCGTcgcctcgtctcggtcagtccgatgacgtcgtacttgaacttcctggcttgcatcatcagatcttcaatgccCGCATCCGGTGCAAGCGTTTGAACCTTacaagtacagatcgtcatcctagtcctttccCTTTTCGGCAGCCTACATGACTTCTCCAACCCTgtctttcctggcgctaccgtaccaagcTTTCCTCCAGGATCACGAgccttttctattactgtgttttgcattgaaatttaaaacccatgggcaggctgcaagcctctagtcccatgagttttgggaGAATGTTGCGCTCTCCTGGAGTGGACAGGTGGATCATTAGAtcttgttggaggcgactccaaaccgcctcaaTTGCACCTCTCAGTCACTTAATTGCAGGCCTTTGGCCAGATCCACGTGCGGGATACAGTAGTATTATGAGCCTGACACAGCAGAAACAGTGAGTCCATTCCCCGGCAGGTACAAGGTCGTTTTTGGTCCGTGATCAGTCCCCTATTCGCCACCTGGGAACGCACCACGGGGCCTCGCGACTAACTGGCTGTGTTCACTCTAATGAAGGAGATCCGTGGCcactagttacacgttcgtaacctcaaacgattctgaattgaagtgaacgtgggggcgcatcccaaggttggttaacgccagaaactttatccttgtATCCAACTAAAAATACTCTTTAGTGTAAATTCCTTTGAAAGTAAGCATCTTTGATTACACTTAACTTCCCTACTATAGATTGGAAAATGATGTTCAGGAATTTTCTTCACGTTCATTTGTAGTTGTGACCCGAATGTGTTAAAAGTATTaagtttctgacgttaatcaatccgcttgagatgcgcccccacgttcacttcaattcagaatcgtttgatagatatctgacgccggcacaccaattcgacgccgctggacccgtcgcaccgcatATTATACTTACCTGCCGCCGGCGCGCCAAcccgacgccagtggacccgtcgcaccctcttccataggtatctggcgccggcgcacaaatccgatgccggtggacccgtcgcaccccctttcgAATTctgtgactgacacacacacgtggaGGAATAAGCCccttattatataccagtctgaatgtccggatAAAGCCGGGCTCCagactttttttgtgatgttctCTTCGTTCGCcatcactgatcaattaatcaaaattaatcagaAATTAAtgatagtgacattttctgtaaaatcagaaatctctttttctaacaacgttttcttctttcttctttactataaataaagacgaaagatttcatagctttctttctaaacgcttCAGTTCTACATCttgagaacattcaaactttagcttcaaacactatTTCGGTTCCAGTATAAGTAAAgtaaagataaagtcactggcgtctcaatccactcgggatgcaccaacgcgttttactgaaattcgtaatcgttgaggttttggaacgcgtgttggcctctacaatgacttgcgggggccagccgatgatcaagtcagtgtttttgtcctcccagacaagtctggtaccaatttatcgactccgaagggatgaaagacaTGGTTTGCACTAGTTTGGTTTCGAatcctcgaccgtgtggctacaacggacctctaaccggctgcaccacacccgccctggttccaatataatatagacacaattttaaAACACTACTCGAAGTATGcgtgttcttcctgttttcccaacagctatcaaagaatgatgttcaacaaaaaatgatgtgaacgacatcatcgtactgagaAAGACAAGGTTCCTCGTCACATCATGTAACTGTTGGCAACTATCTAAGCAGGTTTCATtcgcgtttccactttctgggGAAGGCATAATACCAATCTGAGGCAAACGTGAAAAGAAACAGACGtacggaggagtcatataggtgaaaagcaacgcgcgcagGGGTCACGGCTTTgaaacgtcccatttaccttttgcgacaagGGTACGAAATTACTGCGCGAAAATACTGCATTATGGCACAACAATTCTAAGCCGGTGcacccgtcacaccccatattatagctatctggcgccggcgcaccaatctaacgccggtggacccgtcgcaccccattttattgCTATCTGGCATCGGCGCAGCAaatcgacgccggtggacccgtagcacccaccttttcgaatttcgtgactgacacacacacgtgacagaataattattatatatcatgatcgtGACACTTATATAGGTCGTTGTCAAAGGAGATAAGAGGACTTCATAACTGGTCATCGATTTCATACCATGTCGGTGGTGAACAACGGAAAGCGGATTTTCTCATGCAATTTCTTACGTTATTGATTCTTAAATGGATAGTGGATAATGGGATGATTGAGGTCTTTAGATTGTAGCTACACGTTCGAAGGATAATGTATGTAAATATGAGGAAATTTAGTTTTCGAAATCGAGTGTAAGAAAGTGCTCTAGTTAGACTTTATCAGTATGTAGATAGCTGTTGTAGTTAGGTAATCTTCGACTGCAGAATGTCGTATATTATCTTGCCACAGCTGACAAAATGTGTTAAGGATGTTTTCCTTAGCAGTGAACAGAAAATTCACGTCTGCAAAGGAGAAGAATCCGTTAATGCCAAGAATTAGATGGAATTTATTCCAGATTACCTTGTACAACTTGGGGACCGGTGGCGGATTCGCGACTGGCTACGCGCACCCATTTCACATCCACGGAACACACTTCCACGTCATGAAGGTAGCGCGAACAACTGAGTTCTATCCCAGTacatcgaacaaaaaaaaaactttcttcctAGGTTGGTTGGCCGACGTACAATGCAAGCGGGATGATATCAAAACTTAATCCTGACATTGAATGTGCAGGACCTGAGGTGAGTACTACTCCGCTTAGGCTGCAATTCCGAACCTGATGAAGGTCAGAATTTCACTCTGCTTACCATAACACTTGAACAACATGATATGAAACTGCCTGCGAGTCGTCACCCatgcaattttatttttatacctTTCTAGATTGGTTTGTTACCGGAGGAATTGTGAAATTTAAAAGCAGTgaatcacgaaattgatgtagtgtggaaacctgatggaaaacGTGGAGATCGGAGTgtaaattacgaatatgagcgtggctgACGAGACCTCACCGACCCTTCCTGAAACtgcaacaccgctactaagttgtgtcccaaaatccgtcgcaaaccgtcggaattcttggaagtgggcaaaattaaattttgaaaataccattcgaaagtaaatgagctgctgatttcaaatatacttcgaaaatttacttttgacaaatgtgtggcctgaaaacgggcaaagtttcttTAAGCCCCGTTAAtcactttcacacctccgcagtCCTGCCATTGggatatcccgcggatacatctccatggaaggaaggggtgttcataggatttccgcttatttctcttttcgaaattgaacaaaatttttattacatccgtaatcaggaggctatttagagcattttggtaccccacatcacatgttggttcgaaatttccattctcttcagaaattgacgaaagtgctccatcgaagcttaataaaaagccatactttccaagctgtgaaaaatctcctcggaaatttttcagtgaacaacttgtactcaacaatagtttatattgtaagtttCTAGGTTTGAAAacgtctagtttttccagtgtccaacttacaacattactctattttgttatttggtccaatttttgagcagCTGTCAACGGCTTAGAGTGAACGCTTCTGTCTCGCGATTAGGTACCTGCTTAGAACTCTTCTTCCTTTGCGAGAAGTGAATTAGGtgctaacattggatgacagctggtcatggttttagagtgaccaaattggagaaaatttcgtctgttttcacaaaacagaaatttttgcagcctctatgaattttttcagtacctcaaatagccagttcttctcacaaaaaaacgctctttcgaatgatgttgaattcacttttatttacaaacttcaaaatttcaacactgactccgccctccTATAtagcaggcgatattctatagctggaatggttgtcgcggcccaggcatggTCAGGCATCTCAtaccttcgataggtgactcctgTGGtgattcggcgtcacagagagacaataatgttcgaacataaatgaacaagAACAACAATTCGGAaggaaatacaaacaaacgaaataaacctcctgaaaaaaaaacaaaaataaaacaaattaagacgtttgatggaggaaaaaatcggaacttctcaatttttttaatttcccgTGTCTTGCAATttaattcgaataatattcacttcttccttttcttccctctcctcttctttttatttcttggcttagtttcgtcagtcattttccttcctagcCGATTCAAATTATCGCTgctgtttttacaaataagaacCCTTTGGAATCCTCGTCACTGTTCActtatgttcaaacattattgtctctctgtgacgccgaatcaCCAcaggagtcacctatcgaaggtgtgagatgcctgaccatgcctgggccgcgacaaccattccagctatagaatatcgcctgctaTATAggagggcggagtcagtgttgaaattttgaagtttgtaaataaaagtgaattcaacatcattcgaaagagcgttttttttgtgagaagaactggctatttgaggtactgaaaaaattcatagaggctgcaaaaacttctgttttgtgaaaacagacgaaattttctccaatttggtcactctaaaaccatgaccagctgtcatccaatgttagcaCCTAATTCACTTCTCGCAAAGGAAGAAGAGTTCTAAGCAGGTACCTAATCGCGAGACAGAAGCGTTCACTCTAAGCCGTTGACAGctgctcaaaaattggaccaaataacaaaatagagtaatgttgtaagttggacactggaaaaactagacgtTTTCAAACCTAGaaacttacaatataaactattgttgagtacaagttgttcactgaaaaatttccgaggagatttttcacagcttggaaagtatggctttttattaagcttcgatggagcaccttcgtcaatttctgaagagaatggaaatttcgaaccaacatgtgatgtggggtaccaaaatgctctaaatagcctcctgattacggatgtaataaaaattttgttcaatttcgaaaagagaaataagcggaaatcctatgaacaccccttccttccatggagatgtatccgcgggatatccCAATGGCAGGactgcggaggtgtgaaagtgaTTAACGGGGCttaaggaaactttgcccgttttcaggccacacatttgtcaaaagtaaattttcgaagtatatttgaaatcagcagctcatttactttcgaatggtattttcaaaatttaattttgcccactttcaagaattccgacggtttgcgacggattttgggacacaagttagtagcggtgttgttcATGTGCTGCAAGGACTCATTCCGGCAAAAAGCTGTGCTGAATCAAAATTTACTGAAAAGCGCTTACTAGTTCCCAAGAGAAAAACTTTGGTCCCCCGATTCCATGAAATTGAACAGTATGCATAGTTAAACCTTGTTAAGGAAGAAAGCGAAGGCATATTTTCGTTCTTCCCTTCTATccgtttctgtttctgttttttttttttgtctaaacGCCATATCCAATAGTTTTGGACcagaaattaaacaaattatCCGAATGGAAAAAGCAAACCCATCGCACAAAATGTCAAAAGAAGTTATAAAaccgaaactgaaaaaaattaaaattgcgTATCACTTTTGCTTTACAGTAACACAACTTATATCATCTTCAGGCGACCTGCGATGGGGCAGTTTGGAGAAATCAAAGTTGGATGAATGGAGCAGTGTTAGGAATGAACACCGTAGATCCTTCTCTCAGAGATACTATTACTCTCCCTGTCGGCGGTTACATTGTTATGCGgtgagatgttttttttttttgtttcagtagTATTACAAATGGAAGACGAtcgatttaatttttaaaggcatcaccccaccaatctgaagcggtacggatttcatgtggagtattcgtacacggcacagtagattatgaataggagattgattccgtccatttctttctaattgctgtaaaaaaaacgccaggaagatgcagcgcgcgcacacggctggcgcgtcccaatcgaactcgttgtagaaaataggaacgctcgaagccgtatcttccgggctgttttttactgcaattaagaagaaatgaacggaatcacccttctctcctcttcttctacgatcccatattcGAATGCTCCACCTTAGATtggtgggatgatgcctttaaataaagttTTCGCGCAAATTTCCGATGTTAGACTCTTCCATTCGTTAGATGTGGTTCAAGAAAGGCAGCGAAAGTTCGGAATATCCTCAACGAGTTCATCGATCAGAAGCTTTGGGGCTGAAGTGTACCCAATGTACTCTGGCCCCAACTCTGGCCATATGAATGATGAATcgtattcacttttattttattgtacgTATAcatgtaaagagttgcctcgTCGGACTAACTGAGCGGTCTGTTGTGCTGACCTCTTTCGCTGTTATACATTCAAAGTACGTCCCGACCCATGGCTACTAATGAAAAGAGTCAAATACCGAAATCTTTCGCGAACTCAACCTTTGAATGCAAACCAATGCAGAAGATAATATACCATCACCACTAGTCTAGATTCCGTGCCAAAA
Coding sequences within it:
- a CDS encoding hypothetical protein (NECATOR_CHRIV.G15874.T1), which codes for MQNTVIEKARDPGGKLGTVAPGKTGLEKSCRLPKRERTRMTICTCKVQTLAPDAGIEDLMMQARKFKYDVIGLTETRRRHPLNAVYDTGEELLLGTCDTRGVVELWDEQGERLSEFIIVTKTIHGNSQFQKPPLYAGHGSRPRKGIIMKLTTSSSVKDFASQMTLLYQSFMRDRTIAFFEEDLLSHGEEKKSRS